The following proteins are co-located in the Polymorphospora rubra genome:
- a CDS encoding ABC transporter ATP-binding protein: protein MDLVLSGLTVTVDGRHLVHDLSLDVADGRIVGLVGPNGSGKSTALRCVYRALRPSGGVVRIGGDDLAAMPMRRSARTVAALTQEGGADLDFTVEEVVALGRAPYLRGNQALGAADRELCAAAMARLDVAHLAHRGVLTLSGGERQRVLVARALVQQPRILVLDEPTNHLDVRHQIGLLSLLRGSGLTVLVVLHDLNLAAATCDRIGVLSQGRLVAAGTPDEVLTVDLVRDVFGVDAAVVPHPRTGTPQLLYSLTPQGETT, encoded by the coding sequence ATGGACCTCGTCCTGTCCGGGCTGACGGTGACCGTCGACGGTCGGCACCTCGTGCACGACCTGTCGCTCGACGTCGCCGACGGGCGGATCGTCGGCCTGGTCGGCCCGAACGGCAGCGGCAAGTCGACGGCGCTGCGCTGCGTCTACCGGGCGCTGCGGCCCAGCGGTGGCGTGGTCCGGATCGGCGGCGACGATCTCGCGGCGATGCCGATGCGGCGCAGCGCCCGCACCGTCGCCGCCCTCACCCAGGAGGGCGGCGCCGACCTGGACTTCACCGTCGAGGAGGTCGTCGCCCTGGGCCGGGCCCCCTACCTGCGCGGCAACCAGGCGCTCGGCGCCGCCGACCGGGAACTGTGCGCGGCGGCGATGGCCCGGCTCGACGTGGCGCACCTCGCCCACCGCGGCGTCCTCACCCTCTCCGGCGGCGAGCGGCAGCGGGTCCTGGTCGCCCGCGCGCTGGTCCAGCAGCCCCGGATCCTGGTGCTGGACGAGCCGACGAACCACCTCGACGTACGGCACCAGATCGGGCTGCTGTCGCTGCTGCGCGGCAGCGGGCTGACCGTACTCGTGGTCCTGCACGACCTGAACCTGGCCGCCGCGACCTGCGACCGGATCGGCGTGCTGTCGCAGGGCCGGCTGGTCGCCGCCGGCACCCCCGACGAGGTGCTGACCGTCGACCTGGTCCGCGACGTCTTCGGCGTGGACGCCGCCGTCGTGCCGCATCCGCGCACCGGCACCCCGCAACTGCTGTACTCCCTCACCCCGCAAGGAGAAACCACATGA
- a CDS encoding ABC transporter substrate-binding protein yields the protein MTSRTRRTGLAFGVLAALLATGCGAEVADSAEPAATVTVPRCGEEVEYRTPQRAVAYEGGSADKLFALGLTDRVHGYVMPPANPPVTESPWAAEYARVEMLSDDLLNKELVVDAGADLVVAGWNSGFSDQRGITPQILDQLGIQSFMHSESCFNYPNFPQRLTPFEGLYSDLERLGAIFGVPDRAATVVADLKARVAAVQARAPQGDPVPVFLYDSGTDQPFTAGAQVPPTDIIRIAGGRNIFADLDVRWSQVGWEAVTSAQPEVIIILDYGDQPAQEKIDFLRTSPLTRELPAVRDNRFFVLDYNEGISGPRNVDGLEKFADYLRTLS from the coding sequence ATGACATCCAGGACACGACGCACCGGGCTGGCGTTCGGCGTACTCGCCGCCCTGCTCGCCACCGGCTGCGGCGCCGAGGTCGCCGACAGCGCGGAGCCGGCCGCGACGGTCACCGTGCCGCGCTGCGGCGAGGAGGTCGAATACCGTACGCCGCAGCGCGCGGTCGCGTACGAGGGCGGCAGCGCCGACAAGCTGTTCGCGCTCGGGCTGACCGACCGGGTGCACGGTTACGTGATGCCGCCGGCGAACCCGCCGGTGACCGAATCGCCGTGGGCGGCCGAGTACGCCAGGGTCGAGATGCTCAGCGACGACCTGCTCAACAAGGAACTCGTCGTCGACGCCGGGGCCGACCTCGTGGTGGCCGGCTGGAACTCCGGTTTCAGCGACCAGCGCGGCATCACCCCGCAGATCCTCGACCAGCTCGGCATCCAGAGCTTCATGCACAGCGAGAGCTGCTTCAACTATCCGAACTTCCCGCAGCGGCTCACCCCGTTCGAGGGGCTCTACAGCGACCTGGAACGCCTCGGCGCGATCTTCGGCGTACCGGACCGGGCCGCCACCGTCGTCGCCGACCTCAAGGCACGGGTGGCGGCGGTGCAGGCGCGGGCGCCGCAGGGCGACCCGGTTCCGGTGTTCCTCTACGACTCCGGCACCGACCAGCCGTTCACCGCCGGCGCCCAGGTGCCGCCGACCGACATCATCCGGATCGCCGGTGGCCGCAACATCTTCGCCGACCTCGACGTGCGCTGGTCGCAGGTCGGCTGGGAGGCGGTTACCAGCGCCCAGCCCGAGGTGATCATCATTCTGGACTACGGCGACCAGCCGGCCCAGGAGAAGATCGACTTCCTGCGTACGTCGCCGCTGACGCGCGAGCTGCCGGCGGTGCGTGACAACCGGTTCTTCGTCCTGGACTACAACGAGGGGATCAGCGGTCCACGCAATGTGGACGGTCTGGAGAAGTTCGCCGACTACCTGCGCACCCTGTCCTGA